The proteins below come from a single Cylindrospermopsis raciborskii Cr2010 genomic window:
- a CDS encoding response regulator transcription factor, with product MSAQLLLVDDEPGLREAVKEYLQESGFGVRVASNAREGWELIQQNTPDLVISDIMMPQVDGYQFLKQLRDDPRLASLPVIFLTAKGMTGDRIQGYQAGVDAYLSKPFDPDELIAIINNLLEKRISQTTVAGEDSENMEIAKLAHEIAKIKDLLTPRIGISQTPPPFTIDLTPREQSVLNLVAQGLMNKEIARKLETSVRNVEKYVSRLFSKTGTNSRTELVRFALEHGLAQ from the coding sequence ATGTCAGCACAACTGTTACTGGTAGATGATGAACCGGGGTTACGCGAAGCTGTAAAGGAATACTTACAAGAAAGCGGTTTCGGTGTTCGAGTTGCCAGTAACGCCCGCGAAGGGTGGGAATTAATACAACAAAATACTCCCGACTTGGTAATTTCCGATATTATGATGCCCCAAGTTGATGGCTATCAGTTCCTCAAACAACTGCGAGATGACCCCCGATTGGCTTCGCTACCAGTTATCTTTTTAACCGCTAAAGGTATGACGGGCGATCGCATTCAAGGATATCAAGCAGGGGTAGATGCCTATTTATCAAAGCCTTTTGACCCAGATGAGCTGATCGCCATTATCAACAATTTACTAGAAAAGCGTATTTCCCAGACTACAGTTGCGGGTGAAGACAGTGAAAACATGGAAATTGCCAAGTTGGCCCATGAGATTGCCAAAATTAAAGATTTATTAACTCCTAGGATCGGTATATCTCAGACTCCACCACCGTTTACAATTGATTTAACCCCAAGGGAGCAAAGTGTCTTAAATCTCGTTGCCCAAGGATTAATGAACAAAGAAATTGCTCGTAAGTTGGAAACAAGTGTTCGTAATGTGGAGAAGTACGTCAGTCGTCTATTTAGCAAAACTGGTACCAATAGTCGTACGGAACTGGTGAGATTCGCTTTAGAACATGGCTTGGCCCAATAG
- a CDS encoding peroxiredoxin, translated as MTSLRVGQQAPDFTATAVVDQDFKAVKLAEYRGKYVVLFFYPLDFTFVCPTEITAFSDRYEEFKKLNTEVLGISVDSEFSHLAWIQADRKSGGVGDLNYPLVSDIKKEISTAYNVLDPDAGIALRGLFIIDKDGVIQHATINNLAFGRSVDETLRILQAIQHVQSHPDEVCPAGWQPGEKTMIPDPVKSKVYFAAV; from the coding sequence ATGACTAGTCTTCGTGTTGGCCAACAGGCTCCCGATTTTACAGCCACAGCTGTGGTAGACCAAGATTTTAAGGCTGTCAAACTTGCTGAATATCGTGGCAAGTATGTGGTTCTGTTTTTCTATCCCTTGGATTTTACCTTTGTTTGCCCCACTGAGATCACAGCATTTAGCGATCGCTACGAAGAGTTCAAGAAATTGAACACAGAGGTATTAGGTATTTCTGTGGATAGTGAATTTTCTCACTTGGCGTGGATTCAAGCAGACCGCAAATCTGGTGGTGTTGGCGATTTGAACTATCCCCTGGTTTCAGATATTAAAAAAGAAATTAGCACTGCTTACAATGTTCTTGACCCCGATGCTGGGATTGCTTTGCGTGGTCTGTTTATCATTGACAAGGATGGGGTTATTCAACACGCTACCATAAATAACTTGGCTTTTGGTCGTAGCGTGGATGAGACCCTACGCATACTGCAAGCAATTCAGCACGTACAATCACATCCTGATGAAGTTTGTCCAGCTGGCTGGCAACCGGGTGAAAAGACCATGATTCCTGATCCTGTGAAGTCCAAAGTGTACTTTGCAGCAGTATAG
- a CDS encoding S1 family peptidase, producing MALLTTIFSPIVYPHTVPNLLASTPHPGFEFAAARTASKVTVRIFTKSGSGSGVIINREGQTYTVLTNDHVVVDSPESGYEVLTPDGKIYKAQQVPTVNPHSLDLALVEFTSGENYQFVQFSRSPNISEGEVVYVSGFPAWHFVFNGDNITKVETTRDWGLGAFKLQPGKIKMYLRKTLVGGYKVGFTNDFTQGMSGGPVLNQRGELVGISGLLKYPFQGINAFIFTDGTKPNRADYRRIESLSWAIPIATVVDFIQEQKQ from the coding sequence GTGGCATTACTGACAACAATTTTTTCCCCCATTGTGTATCCTCATACTGTACCCAACTTGCTAGCTTCCACACCCCATCCCGGATTTGAATTTGCCGCTGCCAGGACTGCCAGTAAAGTAACAGTAAGAATTTTTACTAAATCTGGATCTGGGTCAGGAGTGATTATCAACCGTGAAGGACAAACCTACACGGTTTTGACCAATGATCACGTGGTAGTGGATAGTCCTGAGAGTGGTTATGAAGTTTTAACACCTGATGGTAAGATTTACAAAGCACAGCAAGTACCAACAGTCAATCCCCATTCTTTAGATCTAGCACTGGTGGAATTTACCAGTGGGGAAAACTATCAATTTGTGCAATTTTCCCGATCGCCAAATATATCTGAGGGGGAAGTGGTATATGTATCTGGGTTTCCAGCGTGGCATTTTGTTTTTAATGGTGACAATATCACCAAAGTAGAAACAACCCGGGATTGGGGACTGGGTGCTTTCAAGCTACAACCGGGTAAGATCAAAATGTATCTCCGTAAAACCCTAGTTGGTGGCTATAAGGTGGGTTTCACCAATGATTTTACCCAAGGTATGAGTGGAGGACCCGTTTTAAACCAACGGGGGGAACTTGTTGGTATCAGCGGGTTATTAAAGTATCCCTTTCAAGGAATTAATGCCTTTATTTTTACTGATGGGACTAAACCCAACAGGGCAGATTACCGTAGAATTGAGTCCTTAAGTTGGGCCATCCCCATTGCTACTGTGGTTGATTTCATTCAAGAGCAGAAACAATGA
- the ctpB gene encoding carboxyl-terminal processing protease CtpB, which translates to MNQSAKPYSPLRVALVGTMVATSATLSLFGQAWTKQVKAALQDSPKALVDQVWQLVNRDYVDGKFNQQNWQAIRQSLLSKNYTSKQEAYVAIRSALQKLEDPYTRFMDPKQFEALTNQTSGEVTGIGIRMEINEQTKRLTVVEPIQNSPADKAGIKAGDEIIAINGKSTSKMKIDEASSLIRGPAGTAITLKISRPGNSFLDIKLTRATIEVPTVRYILKRDNGRRIGYIRLQEFSSHAAEQMDRAIRDLNNQKVDFYVLDLRGNPGGLLQASIEIARMWLDKGGIVKTVDRVGGSEETKANGTALTNRPLAILVDGNSASASEILTGALKDNNRAVVVGSQTYGKALVQSVHELIDGSGLAITIAHYYTPKGTDINKKGITPDIQLDLTQAQERELAANPNLIGTLSDPQYARAISAILDSKFAQPPQKVENF; encoded by the coding sequence ATGAATCAATCTGCGAAACCTTACTCACCACTGCGTGTAGCCCTAGTTGGTACAATGGTTGCTACCAGTGCTACCCTGTCTTTATTTGGTCAAGCATGGACTAAACAGGTTAAAGCCGCTTTACAAGACAGTCCGAAAGCACTGGTAGACCAAGTATGGCAACTTGTCAATCGGGACTATGTTGATGGTAAATTCAATCAACAAAATTGGCAAGCAATTAGACAAAGTCTATTAAGCAAAAACTACACATCCAAGCAAGAAGCTTATGTAGCCATCAGATCAGCTCTCCAAAAACTGGAAGATCCCTACACCAGATTTATGGATCCCAAACAATTTGAAGCCCTGACTAATCAAACCTCTGGTGAGGTGACAGGTATAGGGATTCGCATGGAAATCAATGAGCAAACCAAACGCTTGACTGTGGTAGAGCCTATACAAAATTCACCAGCAGATAAAGCGGGTATTAAAGCAGGGGATGAAATTATTGCCATAAATGGTAAATCCACTAGTAAAATGAAGATAGATGAAGCATCTAGCTTGATTCGCGGTCCTGCAGGAACTGCCATCACCCTGAAAATATCCAGACCAGGAAACAGTTTTCTTGATATCAAGTTAACAAGAGCAACTATTGAAGTACCAACCGTAAGATATATTTTAAAACGAGATAATGGACGTCGTATTGGCTATATTCGATTACAAGAATTTAGTAGTCATGCAGCGGAGCAGATGGATCGGGCAATTCGAGATTTGAATAATCAAAAGGTGGACTTTTATGTATTAGACCTGCGTGGTAATCCTGGTGGTTTACTGCAAGCTAGTATTGAAATAGCACGCATGTGGTTAGATAAAGGCGGTATTGTCAAGACTGTAGATCGGGTAGGCGGTAGCGAAGAAACCAAAGCCAATGGCACTGCGTTAACTAATAGACCCCTGGCCATATTGGTAGATGGTAACTCCGCCAGCGCCAGTGAAATTCTGACCGGCGCTCTTAAGGATAATAACCGAGCAGTAGTGGTAGGTAGTCAAACCTATGGTAAGGCCCTAGTACAATCAGTTCATGAGTTAATTGATGGATCTGGTTTAGCAATCACCATTGCCCATTATTATACTCCTAAAGGCACGGATATCAACAAAAAGGGTATTACACCCGATATTCAGCTAGATTTAACTCAAGCCCAAGAACGAGAGTTAGCAGCTAATCCCAATTTAATTGGAACCTTGAGTGACCCACAGTACGCTCGTGCAATTTCCGCTATCTTGGACAGTAAATTTGCCCAACCACCACAAAAAGTTGAAAATTTCTAG
- a CDS encoding tetratricopeptide repeat-containing S1 family peptidase: protein MNFKLGITNNSLLVTTLITAATAVLSTTSIAADTISIQDIAQIAKKTSVQINTEGDVTPGGSGVIIAKQGNRYSVLTANHVVCDIIDRPGKILCAKDITYSVRTNDGKEYPIKSKDIVVLQSTKNDPDLALVSFVATQEYPTANVGDSDQMTEASDVFVGGFPAVFNKIGSARDFTFTKGIVLSRGRTSINGYSLIYDAKTLTGNSGGPVFDIKGRVVGIHGLADTSAKSKTETGEIVSQKTGFNAGIPINTFLNFNNPLVKELPIQRNTTATGEVPQERLNSPQSARDFYARGITKLDQLNYKESLDDFDQAIKIDPKYAEAYFKRGYALSWLRRYEEALSDFNQVIALDPNYLDGYLNRGWTYIWLQNDQAALEDFNRAIRLNPSYSIAYAHQGMAYIKLGKYQAALESSKQAIRLDPNNSYGYTIQSDVFNYLKDYAASIKVSTLAIIIDPDDFNAYINRATAYTLTGNFSAALVDYQKSAEIFERRYTKKPSPATDNSRTTPKP from the coding sequence ATGAATTTTAAACTTGGAATAACAAATAACTCCCTACTAGTAACAACTCTTATCACTGCTGCAACAGCTGTTTTATCTACTACTTCAATAGCTGCTGATACTATCAGTATCCAAGATATAGCACAAATTGCTAAGAAGACATCTGTACAAATTAATACGGAGGGTGACGTTACCCCTGGGGGTTCAGGAGTAATTATTGCCAAACAAGGTAATCGTTATTCTGTACTAACCGCCAATCACGTGGTCTGTGATATTATAGACAGACCTGGAAAAATCCTCTGCGCTAAAGACATTACCTATTCTGTAAGAACAAATGATGGCAAAGAATACCCTATTAAATCAAAAGACATTGTAGTCCTACAGTCAACTAAAAATGATCCTGATTTGGCCCTAGTTAGCTTTGTAGCTACACAGGAATATCCCACAGCCAATGTAGGTGATTCTGACCAAATGACGGAAGCATCCGATGTGTTTGTGGGCGGATTTCCAGCTGTATTTAATAAAATTGGCTCAGCTAGGGACTTTACTTTTACCAAAGGGATCGTTCTTTCTCGCGGTAGAACTTCTATCAACGGTTATAGTTTAATTTACGATGCTAAAACTCTTACCGGTAATAGCGGGGGCCCAGTTTTTGATATTAAGGGTAGGGTGGTGGGAATTCACGGGTTAGCTGACACATCAGCTAAGAGTAAAACAGAAACGGGAGAAATAGTATCACAGAAAACGGGATTTAATGCTGGCATTCCCATTAATACTTTTTTGAACTTCAATAACCCCTTGGTCAAAGAGCTGCCAATTCAAAGGAATACTACTGCTACTGGGGAAGTACCACAGGAACGCTTAAATTCTCCCCAATCTGCACGAGATTTTTATGCTAGAGGTATTACTAAGTTAGACCAGCTTAATTATAAAGAGTCTCTAGATGATTTTGATCAGGCAATCAAAATTGACCCCAAATATGCAGAAGCTTATTTCAAGCGTGGGTATGCCCTCAGTTGGCTTAGAAGATACGAAGAAGCCCTCTCCGACTTTAACCAGGTAATTGCCTTGGATCCAAATTATTTGGATGGTTATCTAAATCGTGGTTGGACTTATATTTGGTTACAAAATGATCAGGCCGCTCTTGAGGATTTCAATCGGGCAATTCGCCTCAATCCCAGTTATTCTATAGCTTATGCCCATCAAGGTATGGCTTATATTAAGCTGGGTAAGTATCAAGCAGCACTGGAATCTTCCAAGCAAGCTATTCGTCTAGACCCTAATAACAGTTATGGTTATACAATTCAGAGTGATGTGTTTAACTATTTAAAGGACTACGCTGCTTCTATCAAGGTGTCAACCTTAGCAATTATAATTGATCCAGATGATTTTAACGCCTACATCAATCGTGCTACAGCATATACTCTGACTGGGAATTTTTCAGCCGCCCTGGTGGATTATCAGAAATCCGCAGAAATTTTTGAACGTCGTTATACCAAAAAACCTTCTCCAGCAACAGACAATTCCCGAACAACACCTAAACCATAA
- the dnaN gene encoding DNA polymerase III subunit beta encodes MKLICSQSDLSTNLALVSRAVPSRPTHPILANVLLQADVNTNQVSLTAFDLSLGIRTSFTAEVIEGGAVALPAKILVDITSRLPEGDITLDDQSGDSTTEGINFILKPKNGKYELRSMGAEEFPELPLIESSNPIQITTAALVEGLKGSLFATSSDETKQVLTGVHLTVKQDVLEFAATDGHRLAVLETINERPLENDEQLEVTVPARALRELQRMLNHSASEEAVSLCLDEGQIVFAWQNQRLTSRTLEGQYPSYRQLIPRQFERQLVLERKQFISTLERIAILADQKNNIVKISMNTGDQEITLSCEAQDVGNATESMPAQISGEDIDIAFNVKYLLEGLKELPSTEIQMHLNQNLTPVIFTPLGGLKMTYLAMPVQLRN; translated from the coding sequence ATGAAATTAATTTGCTCTCAAAGCGATCTTAGTACCAATCTCGCCCTGGTCAGTCGTGCAGTACCATCTAGACCTACCCATCCCATATTAGCTAATGTACTCTTGCAAGCGGATGTAAATACGAATCAAGTTAGTTTAACAGCTTTTGATTTAAGCTTGGGTATTCGTACTAGTTTCACTGCGGAGGTGATAGAAGGTGGAGCAGTTGCTCTCCCTGCTAAAATCTTAGTGGATATTACTTCCCGTTTACCAGAGGGGGATATTACCCTAGATGACCAATCGGGAGACTCTACTACAGAAGGTATAAATTTTATTCTAAAGCCCAAAAATGGTAAGTATGAACTTAGGTCCATGGGGGCAGAAGAATTTCCTGAATTACCCTTAATTGAGAGTTCCAATCCTATCCAAATAACCACTGCAGCTCTAGTTGAGGGTTTAAAAGGTTCATTATTTGCTACTAGTAGTGATGAAACTAAGCAGGTTCTAACAGGGGTACATTTAACAGTTAAACAGGATGTCTTAGAGTTTGCAGCTACGGATGGACATCGGTTGGCGGTTTTAGAAACCATTAATGAACGTCCCCTGGAAAATGATGAACAACTGGAAGTGACCGTACCTGCTAGGGCATTACGAGAACTACAAAGAATGCTAAACCATAGTGCTTCAGAAGAGGCAGTATCTTTATGTTTAGACGAAGGTCAAATAGTATTTGCTTGGCAAAATCAACGTTTAACTAGTCGCACCCTGGAGGGTCAATACCCTTCCTATAGACAATTAATACCTCGTCAGTTTGAAAGACAACTGGTGTTGGAAAGGAAGCAATTTATCAGTACTTTGGAACGAATTGCCATATTAGCTGACCAGAAAAACAATATTGTTAAAATCAGTATGAATACTGGAGACCAGGAAATTACTTTATCTTGTGAAGCCCAAGATGTGGGTAATGCTACTGAGTCAATGCCCGCACAAATTTCCGGAGAAGATATTGATATTGCCTTTAATGTCAAGTATCTCCTAGAAGGACTGAAGGAATTGCCATCTACGGAAATTCAGATGCACTTGAATCAAAATCTCACCCCGGTGATTTTTACTCCCCTAGGTGGTTTAAAGATGACCTATTTAGCTATGCCCGTACAGTTGAGAAATTAA